The following are from one region of the Acidobacteriota bacterium genome:
- a CDS encoding glycosyltransferase: MRTWPFVSVVVPVLNEAEHVDACLKALLAQTYPPASREIIVVDNGSTDDTPARAARYPVTVSSALVRGPARARNTGIRQARGDFIVFLDGDCVPGPHWLTALLEAWDDPAVGFFVGEIEGAPSPRLVSRFTEYRRVISQADLLSQVIPTAATGNLAVSRAALERVGVFDESFRWGEDADLTWRVQTVGGLDFRYNPRAVVVHPGPDGLRQLAARSFHEGLGVAAFRRKHARDFHPRFLSAARYRWACWRTAAGLLRYPWMVRAHRTRGLPWPKALAYPFLDKLRTVSLLAGISRGLSGGEAGGNGPAPVRVPAGAAGEPAGPGHGLRMDIEQEPLLRDGPAGLTARVRGDLREISRALLRVLPRATVLLTGSLSVNEGRWETVDGEAVCRSDYDLVVIAPDWRLLRPARLWALLGPRLRALGLAATLDIGLVWAPVFRRGWSTTGGRIVAGDPAASVCLEALTAPRASGALWRSFKHLAEALLYPAAFSALLGKALLEAAQARLLHACRGRPRPEWVDLLRTDRVRDRIQPYAPELGPDALALIGRAADLAAGRPAVPLGAADTRPAQGVLRQVRKALPPPGGLRHRLVEVSRTLHRRRFRSSKRPPLSVLLDQMDALATAWLAGEPDPPDRLSAPETRSRPNGPAPAADDPRAARYRRVFLALQEQGDFFPHKFILPAAPQGPGTAGRP; this comes from the coding sequence ATGAGGACCTGGCCCTTCGTCTCCGTCGTCGTGCCGGTCCTCAACGAGGCGGAGCACGTGGACGCCTGCCTGAAGGCCCTGCTGGCCCAGACCTATCCTCCCGCGTCCCGGGAGATCATCGTGGTGGACAACGGGTCCACGGATGACACCCCGGCCCGTGCCGCCCGCTACCCCGTCACGGTGTCGAGCGCCCTCGTCCGCGGGCCGGCCCGGGCCCGCAACACCGGGATCCGCCAGGCGAGAGGCGACTTCATCGTCTTCCTGGACGGCGACTGCGTCCCGGGACCCCACTGGCTGACGGCACTGCTGGAGGCGTGGGACGACCCGGCGGTCGGGTTCTTCGTCGGCGAGATCGAGGGCGCCCCGTCACCCCGCCTCGTCAGCCGCTTCACGGAATACCGTCGGGTCATTTCCCAGGCGGACTTGCTCTCCCAGGTGATCCCGACGGCGGCCACCGGCAACCTGGCCGTGAGCCGGGCCGCCCTGGAGCGGGTGGGGGTCTTCGACGAGTCCTTCCGCTGGGGGGAGGACGCCGACCTGACCTGGCGGGTCCAGACCGTGGGAGGGCTGGATTTCCGCTACAACCCGCGGGCGGTGGTCGTGCACCCGGGCCCGGACGGCCTTCGCCAACTGGCCGCCCGCAGTTTCCACGAAGGGCTGGGGGTGGCCGCCTTCCGCCGCAAACACGCCCGGGATTTCCACCCGCGCTTCCTGTCCGCGGCGCGATACCGCTGGGCCTGCTGGCGCACCGCGGCGGGGTTGCTGCGCTACCCCTGGATGGTGCGGGCCCACCGCACCCGCGGTCTGCCCTGGCCGAAAGCGCTGGCCTACCCTTTCCTCGACAAGCTGCGCACGGTGAGCCTGCTCGCCGGGATCAGCCGCGGCCTGTCGGGCGGGGAAGCCGGCGGAAACGGCCCGGCGCCCGTCCGGGTCCCGGCCGGTGCGGCGGGGGAGCCCGCCGGGCCGGGGCACGGGCTGCGGATGGACATCGAGCAGGAGCCGTTGCTGCGGGACGGCCCGGCCGGGCTGACCGCCCGGGTCCGGGGGGACCTGCGGGAGATCAGCCGGGCGCTGCTGCGGGTGCTGCCCCGGGCGACCGTGTTGCTCACCGGCAGCCTGTCGGTCAACGAGGGGCGGTGGGAGACGGTGGACGGGGAAGCCGTCTGCCGGAGCGACTACGACCTGGTGGTGATCGCGCCGGACTGGCGCCTGCTCCGCCCCGCAAGGCTCTGGGCCCTCCTGGGGCCGCGTCTGCGGGCACTGGGCCTGGCCGCCACGCTGGACATCGGCCTGGTCTGGGCCCCCGTCTTCCGGCGGGGCTGGTCGACCACCGGCGGGCGGATCGTCGCCGGGGACCCGGCGGCGTCCGTCTGCCTGGAGGCGTTGACCGCGCCGCGGGCGTCCGGGGCCCTCTGGCGGAGTTTCAAGCACCTGGCGGAAGCGCTGCTCTATCCCGCGGCCTTTTCCGCCCTGCTGGGAAAGGCGCTCCTGGAGGCCGCCCAGGCCCGGCTCCTGCACGCCTGCCGCGGCAGGCCGCGCCCCGAATGGGTGGACCTGCTCCGCACCGACCGGGTCCGGGACCGCATCCAGCCCTACGCCCCGGAACTGGGACCGGACGCGCTCGCCCTCATCGGCCGGGCGGCGGACCTGGCGGCGGGCCGGCCCGCCGTTCCCCTCGGCGCTGCGGACACCCGGCCGGCGCAGGGCGTCCTCCGCCAGGTCCGCAAGGCCCTGCCGCCGCCGGGGGGACTGCGCCACCGGCTGGTGGAGGTCAGCCGAACGCTCCATCGCCGCCGGTTTCGCTCGTCGAAACGACCTCCCCTGTCCGTGCTGCTGGACCAGATGGACGCCCTGGCCACCGCCTGGCTCGCCGGCGAGCCCGATCCGCCGGACCGCTTGTCCGCGCCGGAAACGCGGTCCCGGCCGAACGGCCCCGCCCCGGCGGCGGACGACCCCCGGGCCGCCCGCTACCGCCGGGTCTTCCTGGCCTTGCAGGAACAGGGGGATTTCTTCCCGCACAAGTTCATCCTGCCGGCTGCGCCCCAGGGCCCCGGCACGGCGGGGCGGCCATGA
- a CDS encoding glycosyltransferase: protein MSGGTSARQRVSVVIPCLNGASTLAGLVDALRAQRLPPGTELEILVVDNGSTDGSRELAARLPVRRLEEPRQGPAAARNTGLRASRGDVIIFLDVDTRPAGPDFVREHLAVLLSDPAVGISGGAISPDPAQRSLTAFAENATALFNWHEGLPPRRSTFQPSGNMALPRRVADRVGPMNEELHWLEDFDWCRQVLRAGYEIRFNPRAGVYIRGRESLFAALVKFYHWGLHVRRVYLPGRTEQLWLFPDHPLLFMLNGPWRLVNETWVTLKRWFPCRPGRILLALPLVILFRAAWAWGVMRGGRAYLRRRKAAGLSRKVVSP, encoded by the coding sequence ATGAGCGGGGGCACGTCGGCCCGCCAACGGGTGAGCGTGGTGATTCCCTGCCTGAACGGGGCCTCGACCCTGGCCGGCCTGGTCGATGCCCTGCGGGCGCAGCGGCTGCCGCCCGGCACGGAGCTGGAGATCCTGGTGGTGGACAACGGCAGCACCGACGGGTCCCGGGAGCTGGCGGCCAGGCTGCCGGTGCGCCGCCTGGAGGAGCCGCGGCAGGGGCCGGCGGCGGCGCGGAACACCGGCCTGCGCGCCTCCCGCGGGGACGTGATCATCTTCCTGGACGTCGATACCCGGCCGGCCGGGCCGGATTTCGTCCGGGAGCACCTGGCCGTGCTGCTCTCCGACCCCGCCGTCGGCATCAGCGGCGGGGCCATCTCGCCCGACCCCGCCCAGCGAAGCCTGACGGCGTTTGCCGAGAACGCCACGGCCCTCTTCAACTGGCACGAGGGGTTGCCGCCCCGGCGGTCCACCTTCCAGCCGTCCGGCAACATGGCCCTGCCCCGCCGGGTCGCGGACCGGGTCGGGCCGATGAACGAGGAGCTTCACTGGCTCGAGGATTTCGACTGGTGCCGGCAGGTGCTGCGGGCGGGTTACGAAATACGCTTCAACCCCCGGGCGGGCGTTTACATCCGCGGCCGCGAGTCCCTGTTCGCCGCGCTGGTCAAGTTCTATCACTGGGGCCTGCACGTCCGGAGGGTGTACCTGCCCGGGCGGACGGAGCAGCTCTGGCTTTTCCCCGATCACCCGCTCCTGTTCATGCTCAACGGCCCCTGGCGCCTGGTGAACGAGACCTGGGTGACGCTCAAGCGATGGTTCCCCTGCCGGCCCGGCCGGATCCTGCTGGCCCTCCCCCTTGTCATCCTGTTCCGCGCCGCCTGGGCCTGGGGGGTGATGCGGGGCGGCCGGGCCTACCTTCGCCGCCGGAAGGCGGCCGGGCTTTCCCGGAAGGTCGTGTCCCCATGA
- a CDS encoding ABC transporter ATP-binding protein: MKSPPPIRETLRGVMKLLGRPGLLLLTLEILSSVLLALLEYVLAWFFVLFMSALGITAPGRLPGWLPFSDATITSPWIWLGLLGVAILQALARVGSFQSKILLTGRVNVRLKMALTHLLLWRKANHPLPASTIDFYYAECFDKAGQFTFHFVQTLSFLIQVVLIAAGMTLLAWGPSLVGLVFMGLLGLMVLGFNRSAQRASLKMTEAVARMYQAKTRVVRNWFLIHVLRIQEQESRLMLEPVFAGYRHNAVAFLMANLSLVVMPVLGVLVLAAIVASNLCVFHVATGSFAAFLFMYMRLQQKMSNGANLVGELFASREYFRRALALVDSLSPAELRQAFRPESGFHFWRAHLQWRPFQPPPAAAPEPDAAPPALEADHLAFRWPDAAEPVFHDLSFTIPAGAHCGIVGSNGSGKSTLLGCLLGIYAPSAGSSRIDGRPAAAFLEERSQTLAYVGPEPFLIEGSLRENLEYGRTRTGAEEDLWRALAAVQLDGFVRGLPQGLETRIGESGDGLSSGERQRLTIARALLRRPRLLVMDEPSANVDEWSEKALVEALRSLKGRCTVVVVSHRPGILAAVDRTLDMDRGLLRDTPFPPSREENGEVRA, from the coding sequence ATGAAATCCCCCCCGCCGATTCGGGAGACGCTGCGCGGCGTGATGAAACTGCTGGGAAGGCCCGGGTTGCTGCTGCTGACCCTCGAGATCCTCTCCTCGGTCCTCCTGGCCCTCCTGGAATATGTTCTCGCCTGGTTTTTCGTCCTGTTCATGAGCGCCTTGGGGATCACCGCCCCGGGCAGGCTGCCGGGCTGGCTGCCGTTTTCCGACGCGACCATCACCAGCCCCTGGATATGGCTGGGCCTGCTGGGGGTGGCCATCTTGCAGGCGCTGGCCCGGGTCGGGTCCTTCCAGTCCAAGATCCTGCTCACCGGGCGGGTGAACGTCCGCCTGAAGATGGCGCTGACCCACCTCCTCCTGTGGCGGAAAGCGAACCACCCCCTGCCGGCCAGCACCATCGATTTCTACTACGCGGAGTGTTTCGACAAGGCCGGCCAGTTCACCTTCCACTTCGTCCAGACCCTGTCGTTCCTGATCCAGGTGGTCCTGATCGCCGCCGGGATGACCCTCCTGGCGTGGGGCCCCTCCCTGGTGGGGCTGGTCTTCATGGGGCTCCTGGGGCTCATGGTCCTGGGTTTCAACCGGTCCGCCCAGCGGGCCTCCCTGAAGATGACGGAGGCGGTGGCGCGGATGTACCAGGCGAAGACGCGGGTCGTGCGGAACTGGTTTCTCATCCACGTGCTGCGCATCCAGGAGCAGGAATCCCGGCTCATGCTGGAGCCGGTCTTCGCCGGGTACCGGCACAACGCCGTCGCGTTCCTGATGGCCAACCTCAGCCTGGTGGTGATGCCCGTCCTGGGGGTCCTGGTGCTGGCGGCCATCGTGGCGTCCAACCTGTGTGTCTTCCATGTCGCCACGGGCTCGTTCGCGGCCTTCCTCTTCATGTACATGCGGCTGCAGCAGAAGATGTCCAACGGGGCCAACCTGGTCGGCGAGCTTTTCGCGTCGCGGGAGTACTTCCGGCGCGCCCTGGCCCTGGTGGACTCCCTCTCGCCGGCGGAACTGCGGCAGGCGTTCCGCCCGGAGAGCGGCTTTCACTTCTGGCGGGCCCACCTGCAGTGGCGCCCTTTTCAGCCCCCGCCGGCGGCGGCCCCGGAGCCGGACGCCGCCCCGCCGGCCCTCGAGGCGGACCACCTGGCCTTCCGCTGGCCGGATGCCGCCGAGCCGGTCTTCCACGACCTCTCCTTCACCATCCCGGCCGGTGCCCACTGCGGCATCGTCGGTTCCAACGGCAGCGGGAAGAGCACCCTGCTGGGCTGCCTGCTGGGCATCTACGCCCCCTCGGCGGGGTCGAGCCGCATCGACGGCCGGCCGGCGGCGGCGTTCCTGGAGGAGCGGTCCCAAACACTGGCCTACGTGGGGCCCGAGCCCTTCCTGATCGAGGGCTCGCTGCGGGAGAATCTCGAGTACGGCCGGACGCGGACCGGCGCCGAGGAGGACCTCTGGCGGGCGCTGGCCGCGGTGCAGCTCGACGGCTTTGTCCGCGGGCTGCCGCAGGGCCTCGAGACCCGGATCGGGGAAAGCGGCGACGGCCTCTCGTCGGGCGAGCGGCAGCGCTTGACCATCGCCCGGGCCCTGCTGCGCCGCCCGCGGCTGCTCGTCATGGACGAGCCGTCGGCCAACGTGGACGAGTGGAGCGAGAAGGCCCTGGTGGAGGCCCTGCGATCCCTCAAGGGCCGGTGCACCGTGGTGGTGGTGTCGCACCGGCCAGGCATCCTGGCGGCGGTGGACCGGACCCTGGACATGGACCGGGGCCTCCTGCGGGATACCCCTTTCCCGCCTTCCCGGGAAGAAAACGGCGAGGTGCGCGCATGA
- a CDS encoding glycosyltransferase family 4 protein: protein MSGANSRGVLFVTMKPPSGYTEASFRYIRLLVRSNVPVTWTAMGRGPRPGRSEEGEIRSLKTGDDILDGRYRAPLPYDRVVVHTVPENFAYWSIREPDRRRFGYTAWETDRLPHHWPPHLRRMHRLMVPSRFNRDSFERDDVRRPVHVVPHPLPEDRPQAGPLPCRVPDGHFVFYTIQSWTARKDLAFTLRAYLDAFTRRDPVTLIIKTDRRDLSHTGGNGFFHPGVRARVRKVLRDYAQPARVCLLTGYLDPRTLLRLHGRGDCYLQLAHGEGWGLGAYDAAAYGRPVIATDFGGPLDYLAPETAWLVKSIRVPVDDPSGFPSFAPEQWWAQPDRGEASRLMREAAGDPARARERGEAGQEYVTRRFSEAAVREAMLTALEW from the coding sequence ATGAGCGGCGCAAACTCCAGGGGGGTCCTGTTCGTCACCATGAAACCGCCCAGCGGCTACACGGAAGCGTCGTTCCGTTACATCCGCCTGCTGGTCCGGTCGAACGTCCCCGTCACGTGGACGGCCATGGGGCGGGGGCCGAGGCCGGGCCGGTCGGAAGAGGGGGAGATCCGGTCCCTGAAAACCGGCGACGACATCCTGGACGGCCGCTACCGCGCCCCGCTGCCCTACGACCGGGTCGTGGTCCACACCGTGCCGGAGAATTTCGCCTACTGGTCGATCCGGGAGCCCGACCGGCGGCGGTTCGGCTACACGGCCTGGGAAACCGACCGGCTGCCCCACCACTGGCCGCCCCACCTGCGCCGGATGCACCGCTTGATGGTGCCGAGCCGGTTCAACCGGGACAGCTTCGAGCGCGACGACGTCCGGAGGCCGGTGCACGTGGTGCCCCACCCGCTGCCGGAGGACCGCCCGCAGGCGGGGCCGCTCCCCTGCCGGGTCCCGGACGGCCATTTCGTCTTCTACACCATCCAGTCCTGGACGGCCCGCAAGGACCTGGCCTTCACCCTGCGGGCGTACCTGGACGCTTTCACCCGGCGGGACCCGGTCACGCTGATCATCAAGACGGACCGTCGGGACCTGTCCCACACGGGCGGGAACGGATTTTTCCACCCCGGTGTCCGGGCCCGGGTGCGGAAGGTCCTGCGGGACTATGCCCAACCCGCCCGGGTCTGCCTGCTGACCGGCTACCTGGACCCGCGGACCCTCCTGCGGCTGCACGGGCGGGGCGACTGTTACCTTCAACTGGCCCACGGCGAGGGGTGGGGGCTGGGGGCCTACGATGCCGCGGCCTACGGCCGGCCGGTCATCGCCACGGATTTCGGCGGCCCGCTGGATTACCTGGCGCCGGAGACGGCCTGGCTGGTCAAGTCGATACGGGTCCCGGTGGACGACCCGTCCGGCTTCCCGTCCTTCGCCCCGGAACAGTGGTGGGCCCAGCCGGACCGGGGCGAGGCCTCCCGGCTGATGCGCGAGGCGGCGGGCGACCCCGCCCGGGCGCGCGAGCGGGGAGAGGCGGGACAAGAGTACGTGACCCGGCGGTTCAGCGAGGCCGCCGTGCGGGAAGCCATGCTGACAGCGCTGGAGTGGTGA
- a CDS encoding glycosyl transferase → MSERIPRIFHFVFGLRPQDRPFPPMYWLGLESCRHVNRPQRILLHYQHEPYGPYWDLIRPHLELHPVEPVRLVTDFVYSDPHVARYRYAHSADFVRLDALVAHGGVYADMDTLFVRPLPEALYQKPFVIGREQDVADGPGQAPRPSLCNALLMAEPGAAFARHWREAMETVFDGTWSRHSTGLPWQLSQIHPSMVHLEPEQTFFPYMWTREDLHRLLEAAEEAPDGACSIHLWAHLWESRGRRDFSDFHAGLISESRIRRLDSTYNRIARRFLPPPSRARALRYTLLDLVARVKRRARRLREIRLRRRDPGPGSTP, encoded by the coding sequence ATGAGCGAGAGAATTCCCCGGATCTTCCATTTCGTGTTCGGGTTGCGCCCCCAGGACCGCCCGTTCCCGCCGATGTACTGGCTCGGCCTGGAGTCCTGCCGCCATGTGAACCGGCCGCAGCGCATCCTGCTGCATTACCAGCATGAACCGTACGGCCCGTACTGGGACCTGATCCGCCCCCACCTGGAACTGCACCCGGTCGAACCGGTCCGGCTGGTAACCGATTTCGTCTACTCGGATCCCCACGTCGCCCGTTACCGCTACGCCCACAGCGCCGACTTCGTCCGTCTCGACGCGCTCGTCGCCCACGGCGGCGTCTATGCCGACATGGACACCCTGTTCGTGCGCCCGCTGCCCGAGGCGCTCTACCAAAAACCCTTCGTCATCGGGCGGGAGCAGGACGTGGCGGACGGGCCCGGGCAGGCGCCCCGGCCCTCGCTGTGCAACGCCCTGCTCATGGCCGAACCGGGCGCCGCCTTCGCCCGGCACTGGCGGGAAGCCATGGAGACGGTCTTCGACGGGACCTGGAGCCGTCACTCCACCGGCCTTCCCTGGCAGCTCAGCCAGATCCACCCGTCAATGGTGCACCTGGAGCCGGAGCAGACCTTCTTCCCCTACATGTGGACCCGCGAAGACCTGCACCGGCTGCTGGAGGCCGCGGAAGAGGCGCCCGACGGGGCCTGCAGCATCCACCTCTGGGCGCACCTGTGGGAATCCCGCGGCCGGCGGGATTTTTCCGACTTCCACGCCGGGCTGATCTCCGAAAGCCGCATCCGGCGCCTCGATTCCACGTACAACCGGATCGCCCGCCGTTTCCTGCCGCCGCCCTCGCGCGCCCGCGCCCTGCGCTACACCCTGCTGGACCTCGTCGCGCGCGTGAAACGCCGGGCCAGGCGGCTGCGGGAGATTCGTCTTCGCCGCCGCGACCCGGGGCCGGGGTCGACCCCGTGA